The DNA sequence ATAGGATAGCGTTTGCGCCGAACACGCGAAGTGGCTGCGAGTGCACAAGTATTTGAGGATGTAAAAAAGGAGTCAAGGagctattaataaaaataaattattaattgttcgGAAGCCGTCCGATCAGCATTTCGAAATGAATGAGTTTAGGTGGAAGACAACCAGACAAAGAAACTGTAGATAGCCTTGGCTCTGAAAATAGTCTCAATTCATTCAACAGGAAACCCCTGCTACtctaatttcaaattattgaaatgCTATGATCCGTtggaatttaaattatatatatactaaccGTATTATGTTACtgttatatgcatataataaatattttttatattataaaattgaatgtatactataaatatataaataaatatatcacatttatcaaaaaaataacaattaatttaagagtATTATCGACATagtaaaaacaataatattacaaactGTGGtttttggaataaaaagtaattattgttaatttgttAGTACAGTACAGATAATACAGTTTAAATTGAAtctaatttgtaatttatgtagTGTGCGTATCTAAGTAGTTCTCCGTCATTCTTTGTTGCTTATTTGGTGGCAAcagaatatttcaaattctattcTCCCAAATTGtttattccaaatatttgGCCATCATCTTTTCTGAAGCATCGCCTTTCTGCTgttaattcttgtttttcccatttaatatataacatatgACATGACACAAACAGCGTACCAATAATTTACTACAAACAGTTGTGGTATACATtttacatgcatataataaataaattttgatattttaaaatatattgtaaataaaaattaaaaacataaataaataaattacattttaaacaggaaaaaaatattaaagagtaTTATCagtacaaaaagaaagaaattgatatAGTCACCAtctgttaaaaataaataaataaataattttttctttttatattaagtaGGATTGGGTGGAGTTGAAACAGAACTCAGCCCACATTCATTTGACTATTGAAAAGGCCGTACGTTTATTTACAGTATGGCCAATCAGTAAAACTGTGTGTCCACTGTTTCAAAGCCCAAAGGGGCTCTCCAAATTCGTTATAAAATCACAACAGCCCTAAGCAGAGACCCCTTCTTTTCTTCTGGAGAAATAAAATCCcgagaagaaggaaaagattTATCAGTCGACGGAAACATGGAGATGTCAAACGATTTCGATCGCCTCCTTTTCTTCGAGCACGCTCGCAGAACAGCGGAAGCTACCTATGATAAAGACCCTCTGGATGCTGATGTACGTATACGCTTTTAGGAGCACTCTCCTTGTCTAGTTTTTCTGTGCTATTTCTTTTGTTAAGTACTAATCATTGTTTAACTGGTTTTTGCAGAATCTCACTAGATGGGGAGGAGTGTTGCTCGAGTTATCGCAGTTTCAGAACGGTGACGAGTCGAAGAAGATGATTCAAGGTTCAATTCCTACTCTGTAATACCTTCTACTTTCTACActagtttttgaatttttttggtttgccTTGTGTTAGTTTTTAGCTGAACTGCAGTACAACTGTTTTTGTTTATGAAACTAATTGAAAGGAATGTACGTTACGGAGTCGAGAATCTGGAGTTTGAGTTTGGAATAGTGATGCAGCTACTCTGTTACCTTCTATTTTACTGTGTTTGTCCatgttatattaaattcatCACAAGTCtgttgaaattattttgtattagttAAACACGATTAGAAATATGAGGCGCTCATTCTTTGGAAATAATCTAGTCAATCATCTAGCAATATATATGATAGAATAGTGATATAATGTTCTACATATATTTTGTGTTGAATGTTATATCGCATGGATGTGCATTTTTGGCTTGTTTTTAGGGTAATAGAGAGGCTGGAAACTAGCTCTTCATTTCAAAGCTTGAGCTACTTGAATTTCTTGTAGATGCTATAGACAGGCTAGAGGAGGCACTGGTTGTTAACCCTAGAAAGCATGATGCGCTCTGGTGCCTCGGAAATGCATATACATCTAATGCTTTTCTGATACCCGATCTTGATGAGGCTAGGGGTGACTTCCATAAAGCAACACAGTACTTTGAGCAAGCATATGAACTGGTACATTTAGTTAAGGACTGTTTGCTTATACTTTCAAATTTCTTTGCTGAATTACTCCCAATTGTTCGGTGCAGGAACCACAAAACGAACTTTATAAGAAATCTTTAGAAGTGGCTGCAAAGGTACATTTACTGTTGTTTCTCTTCATCATAGTCTTGTACTCATCAGCATCTTGTGTGGATGGATTACAAATGAATAGCTTTCTCTCTCATTTGTTTCcaagtataattttgtgaCTTGTTGAGGTCGTGACTATTTGGCATTGCTTGTTTGTTGTCATTATATGATTTGTAATATACCCTTTCTACACATTGTCTGAGCATGAGTAAGAACAAAATTTTGGGCTCCAACTGTGGTTATAACAATACATATCTTGGCTTCCTCGGATATAAGCATATTATGTCGActtatgtatttgtttttcttaagGCTCCTAAATTACATGTGGAGATCCACAAGCATGGTCTAGGTCAGCAGGGTATGGCTCCAGGCCCGCCGCCATCTTCTACTACAAAGGTAAAGCATCTATCTTTGGATGTTTGAATGCAGAAATATGCTTCTTTGACCATCTGCGATTATCTTTGAGGCTGCATTTGATTTTGTGGAATCACGGGGGATTTTATGGTCAGTTTAGGCTAAgctttccttttgtttttaggTAATATAACAAAGATTGAGAATACTTGATTACTAATGAACACTTCCCAAGTTTAAAAAGAGTCCAAGGATCTCCTTTCCTTTCTCAATTAAGGTTTAAGCTAGGGTAAAGCTGATGAACAGTTACTCCTCCCTCATTTTTGCTTTTCGTCCCTTCCACATGCTAGTGCTAAACCTAAATTTGCTGCCAGACACGCCTGCCTCACCTATGTTTGCACAGATAAGCCCTTT is a window from the Sesamum indicum cultivar Zhongzhi No. 13 linkage group LG15, S_indicum_v1.0, whole genome shotgun sequence genome containing:
- the LOC105177428 gene encoding mitochondrial import receptor subunit TOM20 isoform X2, coding for MEMSNDFDRLLFFEHARRTAEATYDKDPLDADNLTRWGGVLLELSQFQNGDESKKMIQDAIDRLEEALVVNPRKHDALWCLGNAYTSNAFLIPDLDEARGDFHKATQYFEQAYELEPQNELYKKSLEVAAKAPKLHVEIHKHGLGQQGMAPGPPPSSTTKQQQQSTKKSKGSQLKYDIFGWIILAVGIVTWLGFAKSNVPPPPR
- the LOC105177428 gene encoding mitochondrial import receptor subunit TOM20 isoform X1 encodes the protein MEMSNDFDRLLFFEHARRTAEATYDKDPLDADNLTRWGGVLLELSQFQNGDESKKMIQDAIDRLEEALVVNPRKHDALWCLGNAYTSNAFLIPDLDEARGDFHKATQYFEQAYELEPQNELYKKSLEVAAKAPKLHVEIHKHGLGQQGMAPGPPPSSTTKQQQQQSTKKSKGSQLKYDIFGWIILAVGIVTWLGFAKSNVPPPPR